One Streptomyces sp. 840.1 genomic window, CCAGCTCACGTCCGCTCCGCACGTACGGGACAATGGGCCGAGCTCACAGCACAGCGGCACCCACAGCGGCACCGGCTCTGCGCACAGCGACACCGAGCGATACCAACAGCGCAACACCAACGAGGAGCAACTCATGGCGGGCAGCAGCCACGGACACACCCCGGCCGCCTGGACCGGTGTCATCATCTCGTTCATCGGCTTCTGCATCGCAGGCGTCTTCATGGTCGCGGCCAACCCCCTCGGCTTCTGGGCCGGAATCGCCGTCACCGTCGTCGGCGGGATCGTCGGGCTCGCGATGAAGGCCGCCGGTCTCGGCATGCCGAAGGAGTCGACGGAGCTGGCGCAGGCCAGGGCCCGCGCCGGGCAGGCCCAGACCTCCTGACCCCGTTGCGGGGACGTACGCACGCGAGGCGCAGCCCGGACCGGGCTGCGCCTTTCCGCGTCAGCGGCGACAATCACCGGGTGGACGCTTCGCCATCTCCAGCCGCCGCCCCGCCGCCGCCGGGCCACCGCCCCGCGCCCGGACCGCCGGGCCCGTTCCCACCGGTCTTCCCGCCGGCCCCCGTCCC contains:
- a CDS encoding HGxxPAAW family protein; the encoded protein is MAGSSHGHTPAAWTGVIISFIGFCIAGVFMVAANPLGFWAGIAVTVVGGIVGLAMKAAGLGMPKESTELAQARARAGQAQTS